Proteins encoded by one window of uncultured Bacteroides sp.:
- a CDS encoding diphosphate--fructose-6-phosphate 1-phosphotransferase, with amino-acid sequence MTKSALQIARAAYQPKLPKALRGMVKACEGEPTQSVADQHAIKELFPNTYGMPIVKFVESNESVEYPAINVGVILSGGQAPGGHNVISGIFDGVKKLNSESKLYGFILGPGGLVDHNYMELTAEIIDDYRNTGGFDMIGSGRTKLESADQFEKGLKIIRELGIKAIVIIGGDDSNTNACVLAEYYAAKKYGVQVIGCPKTIDGDLKNEMIETSFGFDTACKVYSEVIGNIQRDCNSARKYWHFIKLMGRSASHIALECALQVQPNVCIVSEEVEANNLSLDDVVTDIAKAVAARAAQGNNFGTVLIPEGLIEFIPAMKALISELNDFLASNAEEFSHIKKSHQRDYIISKLSKVNAEIYASLPEGVARQLTLDRDPHGNVQVSLIETEKLLAEMVGNKLAEWKEQGKFVGKFASQVHFFGYEGRCAAPSNYDADYCYSLGYAASALIVNGKTGYMSSIRNTTAPADEWIAGGVPITMMMNMEKRHGEMKPVIQKALVKLDGKPFLAFASKRDEWAINTDYVYPGPIQYFGPTEVCDQPTKTLQLEQSK; translated from the coding sequence AGCGTTACGCGGAATGGTAAAAGCATGTGAGGGAGAACCTACACAATCAGTTGCTGACCAGCATGCAATTAAGGAACTTTTCCCAAATACCTATGGGATGCCTATTGTTAAATTTGTCGAGTCAAATGAATCAGTTGAATATCCTGCAATAAACGTAGGAGTTATTCTTTCTGGTGGGCAAGCTCCTGGTGGTCACAATGTGATATCTGGTATTTTTGACGGAGTAAAAAAGCTAAATTCAGAAAGTAAGCTTTACGGATTTATTTTAGGTCCTGGCGGATTGGTGGATCATAATTATATGGAGCTTACTGCCGAAATTATTGATGATTATCGCAATACCGGTGGTTTTGATATGATTGGTTCAGGTCGTACTAAGCTTGAATCTGCTGATCAATTTGAAAAAGGATTAAAGATTATTCGTGAATTAGGCATCAAAGCAATCGTAATAATCGGTGGTGATGACTCTAATACAAATGCTTGTGTTTTGGCAGAATATTATGCTGCAAAGAAATATGGCGTACAAGTAATTGGCTGTCCGAAAACAATTGATGGTGACTTGAAAAATGAAATGATTGAAACTTCTTTCGGTTTTGATACTGCTTGTAAGGTTTACTCAGAAGTTATTGGAAATATTCAGAGAGATTGTAATTCTGCCCGTAAATACTGGCACTTCATTAAGTTGATGGGACGTTCAGCTTCTCATATTGCTTTGGAATGCGCTTTACAGGTTCAACCTAACGTTTGTATTGTTTCTGAGGAAGTTGAGGCTAATAATCTGTCTCTGGATGATGTGGTTACTGACATTGCTAAGGCAGTTGCAGCACGCGCAGCTCAGGGTAATAACTTTGGTACAGTTTTAATCCCAGAAGGTTTAATTGAATTTATTCCTGCAATGAAGGCTTTGATTTCTGAGTTGAATGATTTTCTTGCAAGCAATGCTGAAGAGTTCTCTCATATTAAGAAATCTCACCAACGCGATTATATTATCTCTAAATTATCAAAGGTAAATGCTGAAATCTATGCAAGTCTACCAGAAGGTGTGGCTCGTCAGTTAACATTAGACCGTGATCCACACGGAAATGTTCAGGTTTCATTAATCGAAACGGAAAAGTTACTTGCTGAAATGGTTGGCAATAAACTTGCAGAATGGAAAGAACAAGGTAAATTTGTTGGCAAATTTGCTTCACAGGTACACTTTTTCGGATATGAAGGACGTTGTGCAGCACCTTCTAACTATGACGCAGATTATTGTTATTCATTAGGCTATGCAGCTTCTGCCTTAATTGTTAATGGTAAAACAGGATATATGTCTTCTATCCGTAATACTACAGCTCCTGCTGATGAATGGATTGCCGGAGGTGTTCCTATTACTATGATGATGAATATGGAAAAACGTCATGGCGAGATGAAGCCGGTAATTCAAAAGGCTCTTGTTAAACTTGATGGTAAACCATTCTTGGCATTTGCATCAAAACGTGATGAGTGGGCTATTAATACTGATTATGTATATCCTGGTCCTATCCAGTATTTTGGTCCAACTGAAGTTTGTGATCAACCGACCAAAACCTTGCAATTAGAGCAAAGTAAATAA
- a CDS encoding glycoside hydrolase family 25 protein, which yields MSKNPISVVDGQRKPSKKVSVKKKNSVHKKQGRKRKGSPRGLPRWLVRVLSALVIIFFSVLFYWFFIRPYSYRWKSCNGDKEYGVCMPLGFEVHGIDISHYQGDINWSELVQYQSPEYPLQFVFIKATEGGDHSDGNFQKNFDLARQYGFIRGAYHYFNPGAPAAKQAKFFINTVQLDSADLPPVLDVEKKGIRSKESLVKAVKLWLDLVEAHYGVKPIIYTSYKFKTSYLNDPIFNHYPYWIAHYYVDSVEYKGKWKFWQHTDVGTIPGVEENVDLNIFNGTLDELKAMTLKKNISSKVQ from the coding sequence ATGAGTAAAAATCCCATATCAGTAGTCGATGGCCAGCGCAAACCTAGCAAGAAGGTTTCAGTGAAGAAAAAGAATTCTGTACACAAAAAACAAGGCCGTAAGAGAAAGGGATCACCGAGGGGTTTACCTCGATGGTTAGTTCGTGTGCTGTCTGCATTGGTGATTATATTTTTCTCTGTACTATTTTATTGGTTTTTTATCCGTCCCTATTCATACAGGTGGAAATCTTGTAATGGAGATAAAGAGTATGGCGTTTGCATGCCTTTAGGTTTTGAAGTTCACGGAATAGATATCTCTCATTACCAGGGAGATATTAATTGGAGTGAACTGGTTCAGTATCAGTCTCCGGAATATCCTTTGCAGTTTGTTTTTATTAAAGCAACTGAAGGAGGAGATCATAGTGATGGTAATTTTCAAAAGAATTTTGATTTAGCCCGTCAATATGGATTTATTCGTGGAGCTTATCATTATTTTAATCCGGGAGCACCAGCTGCCAAACAGGCTAAGTTCTTTATAAATACAGTTCAGCTAGACAGTGCTGATCTTCCGCCGGTTCTTGATGTAGAAAAAAAAGGAATCCGAAGTAAAGAGAGTTTGGTTAAAGCGGTTAAATTATGGTTGGACTTGGTAGAGGCTCATTATGGAGTGAAGCCGATTATTTATACTTCTTATAAGTTTAAGACTAGTTACTTAAACGATCCTATTTTTAATCATTATCCTTACTGGATTGCTCATTATTATGTAGATTCTGTAGAGTACAAAGGCAAATGGAAGTTCTGGCAGCATACAGATGTGGGTACCATCCCTGGTGTGGAAGAAAATGTAGATCTTAATATTTTCAATGGAACATTGGATGAATTGAAAGCGATGACTCTTAAAAAGAATATTTCTTCCAAAGTACAATAA
- a CDS encoding TonB-dependent receptor, which translates to MKTKNLMKVVACALLLSTEVGAQTIYDAAKFSGSDLNGTARFVGMGGAMGALGGDISTIGSNPAGIGVYRSNDLMTSFGFNYTTSKSNFNGSIMNSDKFRGSFDNVGFVYSSKIGNETALKYVNFGFNYHKAKSFNRDFAMQGDLNGASQTDQIAFMTNGASIDRLEDNDVFKNEAIGWLSPLAWKGALIYKNGTDLYKGFPGSSPYGEYTSSERGGIDVYDFNVSFNIQDRVYLGFTLGAYDLNYTKNTYYSESHFSDKTDYFYSLQSFMKTTGTGVDFKAGVILRPFEDSPLRIGAAIHTPTYYNLTLYNSAILSSDADRDKVNNVPKPVALKSIDTYDYLDGDMVTDYQIRTPWKYNLSLGYTIGSNVALGAEYEYKDYSTSRLSYHDGTKMSDENSMMKDMLKGVSTLRLGAEVKLVPEFAIRAGYNHSNAAFDSGAYKSLPNNSIHTDTDFANEKSINNYTLGLGYRSGSFYADIAYQYSAYKEDFYAFDNLDLNKTIVNNDKQQVLLTLGFRF; encoded by the coding sequence ATGAAAACAAAAAATTTAATGAAAGTGGTAGCGTGTGCACTCTTGCTAAGTACAGAAGTCGGCGCTCAGACAATATATGATGCAGCAAAGTTCTCAGGAAGTGACCTTAATGGAACAGCCCGTTTTGTAGGTATGGGTGGTGCAATGGGTGCATTGGGTGGTGATATTTCTACTATAGGAAGTAATCCTGCAGGAATTGGTGTATATAGAAGTAATGATTTGATGACATCTTTCGGATTCAATTATACAACTTCTAAAAGCAATTTCAACGGTAGTATTATGAACTCTGACAAGTTTCGTGGTTCATTTGATAATGTAGGTTTTGTTTATTCCTCAAAGATAGGAAATGAAACCGCGCTGAAGTATGTAAACTTCGGTTTCAATTATCATAAAGCTAAATCTTTTAATAGAGATTTTGCAATGCAGGGTGATTTGAATGGAGCTTCTCAAACAGATCAGATAGCATTTATGACGAATGGTGCTTCAATTGATAGGCTTGAAGATAATGATGTTTTTAAGAATGAGGCCATAGGATGGCTCTCGCCTTTAGCATGGAAAGGTGCTCTGATTTATAAAAATGGAACAGACTTGTATAAAGGTTTTCCTGGAAGTAGTCCTTATGGCGAATATACATCTAGTGAAAGAGGAGGAATAGATGTTTATGATTTTAATGTATCATTTAATATTCAGGATCGTGTTTATTTGGGCTTTACCCTTGGTGCTTATGATTTAAATTATACAAAGAATACATATTATAGTGAATCTCATTTTAGTGATAAAACTGACTATTTTTACTCTTTGCAGAGTTTTATGAAAACTACTGGAACTGGGGTTGATTTTAAGGCAGGGGTGATTTTACGTCCATTTGAAGATTCTCCTTTAAGAATCGGAGCAGCTATTCATACACCAACATACTATAATTTGACACTGTATAATAGTGCTATTCTAAGCTCAGATGCGGATAGAGATAAAGTTAATAATGTACCAAAGCCTGTTGCTTTAAAATCGATTGATACTTATGATTATTTAGATGGTGATATGGTAACAGATTATCAGATTCGTACTCCGTGGAAATATAACTTAAGTTTAGGTTATACAATTGGAAGTAATGTCGCTCTTGGTGCAGAATATGAATACAAAGATTATTCTACTTCCAGACTAAGCTATCATGACGGAACAAAAATGTCTGATGAAAACTCAATGATGAAAGATATGTTGAAAGGTGTTAGTACATTACGTTTAGGTGCAGAGGTTAAATTAGTTCCTGAATTTGCAATACGAGCAGGATACAACCATAGTAATGCCGCATTTGATAGCGGTGCATATAAGTCTCTGCCTAATAATTCAATTCATACTGATACAGACTTTGCCAACGAAAAGTCTATTAATAATTATACTCTTGGATTAGGTTATAGATCAGGTAGCTTTTATGCAGATATTGCTTACCAATACAGTGCATATAAGGAAGATTTCTATGCTTTTGATAATTTAGACTTAAACAAGACTATCGTTAATAATGATAAACAACAAGTACTTCTAACTTTAGGATTCAGATTTTAG
- a CDS encoding nucleoside deaminase: MNKEQFMRKAIELSIENIANGGGPFGAVIVKDGEIIATGVNRVTDSCDPTAHAEVCAIRNATKKLGTFNLSNCEIYTSCEPCPMCLGAIYWARLDKMYYANTKTDAMKIGFDDSFIYDELELKPSERKLQSETLLHEEALKAFEVWTKNTEKVEY, encoded by the coding sequence ATGAACAAAGAACAATTTATGCGCAAAGCTATTGAGCTTTCTATAGAGAACATTGCAAATGGAGGGGGTCCGTTTGGCGCAGTTATTGTGAAAGATGGCGAGATTATTGCCACAGGAGTAAACAGAGTGACTGATTCTTGTGATCCTACAGCGCATGCAGAAGTATGTGCTATTCGTAATGCTACAAAAAAGCTGGGAACGTTCAATCTGAGTAACTGCGAAATTTATACTTCCTGCGAGCCATGCCCCATGTGTCTTGGAGCTATCTACTGGGCTCGTCTGGATAAAATGTATTACGCAAATACAAAGACTGATGCTATGAAAATTGGTTTTGACGATTCTTTCATTTATGATGAACTGGAACTGAAGCCATCTGAAAGGAAACTTCAGTCGGAAACATTACTTCACGAAGAAGCTTTGAAAGCTTTTGAGGTATGGACAAAAAACACGGAAAAGGTTGAATATTAA
- the prmA gene encoding 50S ribosomal protein L11 methyltransferase — MRYIEVTFKTTPCTTTVNDVLSAFLGEIGFESFVEESNGIKGYIQQPIYDEETLKEAIAGIPLENVTISYSAQLMEDKDWNEEWEKNFFQPIVIGNRCAIHSTFHKDVPKAEYDILINPQMAFGTGHHETTSLILEELLDAELQNKSLLDMGCGTSILAILAAMRGAKPVTAIDIDTWCVDNSKENILLNKVENITVELGDASSLQEREPFDVIIANINRNILLQDMSSYTACMQKNSEIYMSGFYITDIPMIQEKAESLGLQFIYHKEKNNWAVVKLIMG, encoded by the coding sequence ATGAGATATATTGAAGTAACATTTAAGACAACCCCTTGCACAACTACTGTAAACGACGTTCTTTCTGCTTTTCTGGGGGAAATTGGTTTTGAAAGTTTTGTTGAAGAAAGCAACGGCATCAAAGGATATATCCAACAACCAATTTATGACGAGGAAACTTTAAAAGAGGCTATAGCCGGTATTCCTCTCGAAAATGTTACTATCTCATACAGCGCTCAATTAATGGAAGACAAAGATTGGAATGAAGAATGGGAGAAAAACTTCTTTCAGCCAATAGTAATTGGTAACCGCTGTGCCATTCATAGTACTTTCCACAAAGATGTCCCTAAAGCGGAATATGATATATTAATCAACCCTCAGATGGCATTCGGCACAGGACATCATGAAACAACCAGCCTGATTCTGGAAGAATTATTAGATGCTGAATTGCAGAATAAATCTCTGCTTGATATGGGATGTGGAACTTCGATTCTGGCAATACTTGCTGCAATGAGAGGAGCTAAACCTGTTACTGCAATTGACATTGACACTTGGTGTGTAGACAACTCAAAAGAAAATATTCTTTTAAACAAAGTCGAAAATATCACTGTAGAGCTAGGCGACGCAAGTTCACTTCAGGAAAGAGAACCATTTGATGTTATTATTGCAAATATCAACCGGAATATATTGTTGCAGGATATGAGCAGTTATACCGCATGTATGCAAAAAAATTCAGAGATCTATATGAGCGGGTTCTACATAACCGACATTCCCATGATTCAGGAAAAAGCTGAGAGTCTTGGACTACAGTTTATTTATCACAAGGAGAAAAACAATTGGGCTGTAGTTAAGTTGATAATGGGGTAG
- a CDS encoding DUF4421 domain-containing protein has translation MKRLLTFFCILTLPAIFLLAQNEKTSFLQKGKELREKAKENVNIIGHKINEIDTNYVEPNKYNFAFMLENSSWYEYYRLSSNENAPQRLTIAPNMSYKLGAYFGWKWIFLGWSIDLKDVFGNDKSSKKKTEFGLSLYSSMVGGDIYYRKSGNNFKLRSTSGIFKNGEIPEYNKNIDGFSVDIKGVNAYWVFNHKKFSYPAAYSQSSNQRRSAGSFIAGFSYSQHWIHFDRNQLPAPVLEKLSDALKFNEINYSDYSINFGYAYNWVFAKNCLANLSLSPAVAYKKSKVDSEERRYPTLQDINLDLITRAGIVYNDSKYFVGASLVMHTYDYRSKNFYLNNSFGTIRVYAGFNFSKKKQYRGK, from the coding sequence ATGAAAAGATTGCTTACTTTCTTTTGTATACTAACTCTTCCTGCAATATTCTTGTTGGCACAAAACGAGAAAACTAGCTTTTTACAAAAAGGAAAAGAATTGCGAGAGAAAGCAAAAGAGAACGTAAACATAATAGGGCATAAAATAAACGAAATAGATACCAACTATGTGGAGCCAAATAAATATAACTTCGCATTTATGCTGGAAAATAGCAGTTGGTATGAATATTATCGTCTCAGCAGTAATGAAAACGCCCCTCAACGACTCACTATTGCGCCAAATATGAGCTATAAACTTGGGGCATATTTCGGATGGAAATGGATTTTTCTGGGTTGGTCTATTGATTTAAAAGACGTGTTTGGCAATGACAAGTCATCAAAAAAGAAAACAGAATTTGGATTAAGCCTTTACAGTTCCATGGTGGGAGGAGATATCTACTACAGAAAAAGCGGTAATAACTTTAAGCTACGCAGTACAAGTGGAATATTCAAAAATGGTGAGATTCCGGAATACAATAAAAATATTGATGGTTTTTCGGTTGATATAAAAGGTGTAAATGCTTACTGGGTGTTTAATCATAAGAAGTTTTCCTATCCAGCGGCCTACAGTCAGTCGAGCAACCAGCGACGTAGTGCAGGATCTTTCATTGCAGGATTTTCTTATTCGCAGCACTGGATCCATTTTGACAGAAATCAATTGCCGGCACCAGTACTAGAAAAGTTAAGTGACGCATTGAAGTTTAATGAAATCAATTATTCCGATTACAGCATAAATTTTGGTTATGCCTATAACTGGGTGTTTGCTAAAAACTGCCTGGCTAACCTCTCTTTGTCTCCTGCGGTGGCTTATAAAAAATCAAAAGTAGACTCAGAAGAGAGACGTTATCCAACGCTACAAGACATAAACTTAGATCTTATAACCCGAGCTGGCATTGTTTACAATGATTCTAAATATTTTGTGGGCGCATCACTAGTGATGCATACTTATGATTACCGTTCTAAAAATTTCTATTTGAATAATAGTTTTGGAACCATTAGGGTTTATGCCGGTTTCAACTTTTCAAAGAAGAAACAATATCGAGGAAAGTAA